One Lacticaseibacillus rhamnosus genomic window carries:
- a CDS encoding tyrosine-type recombinase/integrase produces the protein MAIKKVKLKSGAVRYRVTVNAGLVAGKRKNIVRNVQSMQKARLLESKLKLDVANGLYDEEDTTPPVHTFSDLYNQWWPIYVQTVEGSTAYKTKQLFHNHLIPMFGSKTLTAIKTGSIQSAVSQWRETTTKAYKERFIYLKKILSFAVKMQYIEKNPADGVELPRGVRSGKSPVYWDNKQVARFLTCIDPNNDPEKYTMFLLMVSTGIRREELCALNVSDVNFKTSTLSINKAYATGLNGKESIKGTKSTAGMRTIPLTPKVTIQLKKWIALLDTSKIISIRDDRPLFPSPQHFEKRLGINRPNKWLKDIIEANHLTPRITLHGLRKSFVTNMIRSGVDVSTVQRLAGHSTPDVTLRIYAGMNQSDAREGIEKLADYMEQVTF, from the coding sequence ATGGCAATTAAGAAAGTCAAGCTTAAGTCTGGTGCAGTTCGCTACCGCGTAACGGTCAATGCTGGGCTTGTTGCTGGAAAACGCAAGAATATTGTTCGCAATGTTCAAAGCATGCAAAAAGCACGTCTACTAGAGTCAAAACTCAAGCTAGACGTGGCTAATGGTTTATATGATGAAGAAGACACTACCCCACCGGTTCATACCTTTAGTGATTTGTACAATCAGTGGTGGCCGATCTATGTTCAAACTGTGGAAGGAAGTACAGCCTATAAGACTAAGCAACTTTTCCATAACCACTTGATCCCTATGTTTGGTTCTAAAACTCTCACCGCGATAAAAACCGGCAGCATTCAAAGTGCTGTCAGTCAGTGGCGAGAAACAACCACCAAGGCATACAAGGAACGTTTCATTTATTTGAAAAAGATACTCTCATTTGCTGTTAAGATGCAGTACATCGAAAAGAACCCCGCAGACGGTGTCGAATTGCCACGCGGGGTACGATCTGGAAAGTCACCAGTGTACTGGGATAACAAGCAAGTCGCCCGATTCCTAACTTGCATTGATCCTAATAACGATCCAGAAAAGTACACAATGTTTCTGCTGATGGTTAGCACCGGTATCAGGCGTGAAGAACTATGCGCCCTGAACGTATCAGATGTTAATTTCAAAACGTCCACACTGTCAATCAATAAAGCCTATGCAACTGGTCTGAATGGTAAGGAATCAATTAAAGGCACCAAGTCAACCGCGGGTATGCGCACAATACCATTAACCCCGAAAGTGACAATACAGCTTAAAAAGTGGATAGCATTACTTGACACAAGCAAGATTATCAGCATTCGAGATGATCGGCCACTGTTCCCATCTCCACAACACTTTGAAAAACGTTTAGGCATTAACAGGCCTAACAAGTGGCTGAAAGATATTATTGAAGCAAACCACCTTACACCTCGCATCACATTGCACGGTCTGCGTAAGTCTTTTGTAACGAATATGATTCGCAGCGGTGTTGATGTTTCGACTGTACAGCGGCTTGCCGGTCACTCTACGCCCGATGTGACGCTTCGCATATATGCTGGCATGAATCAGTCGGAT
- a CDS encoding helix-turn-helix domain-containing protein, with amino-acid sequence MKAELVLSEDFDKQLQDRIHQEVIQAVSKLAPQHDEPKKLNIGQAAVYAGVARNTLLSWTRKGLPMQVVGGVKRINTADIDDYMNNHGK; translated from the coding sequence ATGAAAGCAGAACTAGTATTGTCAGAAGACTTCGATAAGCAGCTACAAGATCGTATTCATCAGGAAGTGATCCAAGCAGTTAGCAAGCTTGCACCACAACATGATGAGCCTAAAAAGCTGAACATCGGTCAAGCAGCGGTTTATGCCGGTGTGGCTCGTAACACACTGTTGTCTTGGACTAGAAAAGGTTTGCCGATGCAAGTGGTTGGTGGCGTTAAGCGGATCAATACCGCAGACATAGACGATTACATGAATAACCACGGCAAGTAA
- a CDS encoding helix-turn-helix domain-containing protein: protein MLQNRLNVLIAQKGYSIKKVHDDTGLSRTTISNLVNNVGGGIQSVTLNRLCLYFGITPADFFDFVPFDLSYDAVADKLSALNIVSESDDPGGSFFNLIISADNGQLSVNKYYFRVGVFFFNKGLSDPQDYKVPYSAYVYVAGWSQDKHQEEALQFKRMYFDKMPAAFQEQFYTSCTQHIVEYVSLSLAPKRLIFEADSDYKMIVNLPYGRTVEASIIPK from the coding sequence ATGCTTCAAAATAGACTTAATGTTTTAATTGCTCAAAAGGGATATTCAATTAAAAAAGTTCATGATGATACTGGGTTGTCAAGAACAACTATTTCAAATTTGGTCAACAATGTTGGCGGTGGCATTCAGTCGGTAACGCTCAATAGACTGTGTTTATATTTCGGTATAACTCCAGCTGATTTTTTTGATTTTGTACCGTTTGATCTATCTTATGATGCTGTTGCTGACAAGCTTTCCGCACTGAATATAGTTTCTGAAAGCGACGACCCAGGTGGGAGTTTTTTCAATTTAATTATTTCAGCTGATAACGGACAGCTATCTGTGAATAAATACTATTTTAGAGTTGGGGTATTCTTTTTTAATAAAGGCCTGAGCGATCCTCAGGATTATAAGGTACCGTATTCGGCTTATGTATACGTCGCTGGGTGGTCACAAGACAAGCACCAAGAAGAAGCGTTGCAATTTAAACGAATGTATTTCGATAAAATGCCTGCAGCATTTCAAGAACAGTTTTATACTTCATGCACCCAGCACATTGTCGAATATGTCTCGCTTAGTCTTGCACCCAAACGCCTTATTTTCGAAGCCGACAGTGATTATAAGATGATTGTTAATCTTCCATACGGACGTACTGTAGAAGCATCTATTATTCCAAAATAA